From Plasmodium malariae genome assembly, chromosome: 4:
GTTATTAGTCATATATTCCGATTCCCCGAAATCCTCCAATTTAACTAAACCATTTTTactcattaatatatttgatgGCTTAACATCCCTAtgacatatatttttttgtttatgtatgtaaaagaatgattttaatatactttttacgATGCATTTTATAACAGATAAAGGAATAAAACTTGACTCATTTTTAtctaaaacaaaaaaaaattgttcatattttaatatgctctcattttccatatatttatttacaatatatactTCGTCATAATTCGTTAATATTTCATCGCATGTTAAacaatattcattttttatgtcCATTAAAATTTGCAGTTCCTTTTTTAAGTCATCGTATTTTGATTTTATAACGATCTTATTATTACTCTTGCTAAATTCAAACTCCCTTTTGTTTtctaaacattttttatcatattttttcagtGCATATAGCTCCTTATTATCCTTTTCGCAAAGTATTACTTTGCTGAACTTGCCTAAAAGGAGGGGTAAAACGATGGGCAGTACGTATAGAAGTACGTATAGCAGTACGTATAGAAGTACGTACAGCAGTACATAGGACAGTACGTATAGCAGTACGTACAGCAGTACGTATAGCAGTACGTATAGCAGTACGTATAGCAGTACGTATAGCAGTACGTATAGCAGTACGTATAGCAGTACGTATAGCAGTACGTATAGCAGTACGTGTAGTAGTGTTACTTCTTTTCACATATTAGCGTTTGTTACAAGTAACAATTTAAAGCGTGTGGCTACAGCTTACgcaatatgtgtatatgctATTATCTTACTAACATTTTTAAGTGCATACGCAAAGTGTTTTGCTCGATGTGCTTTACATGATGCGCCTTACTCGCAGTGCATTGCCATGACAAACATGTACACATCGTTTTCGAGCTCAAATTGGCACATAaagatttttctttttttctttttatcgtACTTTcgatttttcctttttttctttttatcgtACTTTcgatttttcctttttttctttttaccgTACTTtcgatttttctttttttctttttatcgtACTTTcgatttttccctttttttttttctctttttccctctttttttttttttttttcctgccCTTTTCgctttaatattaaaaccTACCCTCGCTTATCGTTTTCACAATCCTGTAGcaatttacatatttttccttttcctttacGTGCTTGTTAAGGTAAACAATATTTGAATACCCACGTAGAATTTCCTTCATGCCTATGTGAAATAtactattaatttttaatacaaCTTTAAGCACCGTTGATCGTTTATCACTGAGCGATGAGCACCGAGCGCATGTGT
This genomic window contains:
- the PmUG01_04018900 gene encoding protein kinase 7, putative encodes the protein MKEILRGYSNIVYLNKHVKEKEKYVNCYRIVKTISEGKFSKVILCEKDNKELYALKKYDKKCLENKREFEFSKSNNKIVIKSKYDDLKKELQILMDIKNEYCLTCDEILTNYDEVYIVNKYMENESILKYEQFFFVLDKNESSFIPLSVIKCIVKSILKSFFYIHKQKNICHRDVKPSNILMSKNGLVKLEDFGESEYMTNNMIKGTKGTYEFMPPEFFTSLTSYSGEKTDIWSLGICIFALFYRVLPYTHNNSLNELFHDIGKGEIKYHVQRNYFLTEITKNKSNRCMDYLSNDDINFLKKFLKKDPNERFNDEEALKHSWLRNTDYKCLEVYAKEVYKKKNKL